The nucleotide window CCCGTCCGGGGTGAATTTTACGCGGTTCATACCGAGGGCCTGGTCCCGCGGGATCGGGAACCGCGCCGACACAACTCCTGTCACCGGGTCGAACAAGACGACGGCCTCCATGACATACAGCACTGCGACGGTGCGCCCGTCCGGGCTGAGGTCGTAGCTCCAGATGCCTTTCTCAAACGGCCCGGCAAACACAGCGCCGGGCTCTCGGCCGTTGGGCACCCAGACCAACAGGCTGCGACAGTCTTCGGCCGCGTAGACGACCCGAGGTTCGGTCCCGGGAAGCGGGACCATTTCGCGCACGGCAGGCAAGTCCAACCGGTCGCGCGGGATGCCCGGCAGCTCCAATCGCGCGCGTTCGGCTCCCGTTTCAAGGTCGTACGCCCGCATCGCGCGGCCGACCAGGGCGACGAGGTAACGCCCCGCACCGGCGATGAACAACCGGACGATCGCCGCGTGGTCGTTGCGCGTGAGCTTGAACAAAGGGCGGCAGGTGCGTGTGATCGTGTCCCAAGCGGTCACCGCGCGGCCGCGGTCCGCAACGTATAGTGTCCGCCCGTCTGGTGCAAACGCTATCGCCGCCACCCCGGCCGCGAGCTTTTGAACCCACATCGTCCCCTCCGCTACTGTTCGTCCTCGTCTGCACCGTCCGATGCGTCGCCGTCTTCCGCGATGTTGGCCTTCATCACCTCCGCGAGCAGCACCGTCGCGTAGCTGCCCGCCGGGAGCGTGAACGACAGCCGCAACCCGTCCGCCTCCCACGCGGAGGTGAGGTCGTCGAGGTAGACGATGTTCTGGCGCCGGGTGCCCATCACCAGTTTGCCGAACCCGGCGAACGACGCCACCGAGAGCTTGTTGTCGCTCAGCACGACGGCCTCGCGTTCCGCCGCCACACCGGCCCCCGGGAACGTTTTCTTCCCGAACATCGGCCCGGCCGTCACCGTTTCGCGCGCGTCGAACCGCGCCTGCTCCGCGGGCACGTCCTGCGCGACGAACATCCCGCCGAACGGCCACTTCGTCATCACGTCGCCGTCGAGTACGGTGCGGAACAGCCCGTCCTTCATCCGGCGCGAGAGGTAGTCGTTGAACAGCAGCGACTGAACCGCCGAGAGCGCGAACCGGAAGAGAAACGGACGGATGCGGCGCGGCGCCTTGCCCGCGAGGCACTGGAAGCCGAGGTCCACGGTGCCGCCGTCGCGGCCGAACCGCTGGGGGCCGTAGTAGTTCGGCAGCCCCTGGGTGCGGATGCGGTCCAGGATCGCGTCCGCGGGCGCGGAGCGATCGGCGTCGCGGATCAGAATGGTGAACTTGTTGCCGCGCAGGTGACCGGGCTTCAGCTTGTTCGCGTGCAGCCCTGTTTTCAGCACCCGCACGCCGTCGCCGTCGAGTTTGCCGACGCGGGGCTCGCACTCGCGCGGCACGGACACCCACTGCCGGGTGACCGCGTGGCGGTCCTTGAGGCCCGCGGTGCCGACGTTCCCGGGGTGCGTGCCCAGCTTGCGCGCAATAGTCTGGGCGAAGAACTCCGGCGCGACGCCCTTCTTTTCGACCCAGAGGTACAGGTGGTCGCCCGAGCCGCTCGGCTCGTAGGAGGGCACCTCTTCGACCTCGAAGTCTTCGTCGCGGGCGCGGATGCGCCCGCCGACCCCCGGCAGGTCGGCGGTGAACAGCGGGGGACTCATCGCGGGGTGTTGCATGGTCGGTCCGGTCGGGT belongs to Gemmata obscuriglobus and includes:
- a CDS encoding WD40 repeat domain-containing protein, which codes for MWVQKLAAGVAAIAFAPDGRTLYVADRGRAVTAWDTITRTCRPLFKLTRNDHAAIVRLFIAGAGRYLVALVGRAMRAYDLETGAERARLELPGIPRDRLDLPAVREMVPLPGTEPRVVYAAEDCRSLLVWVPNGREPGAVFAGPFEKGIWSYDLSPDGRTVAVLYVMEAVVLFDPVTGVVSARFPIPRDQALGMNRVKFTPDGQSLMLFHLGHVQRWDAARGETVGPAVRLGGRNRYETTAFHPTARVFAAINDSGHPTLFDLDTGAALRALDFQLGTRATCLTFSPDGLTCAVGGSNKQFAVFDVDL
- the truD gene encoding tRNA pseudouridine(13) synthase TruD; protein product: MQHPAMSPPLFTADLPGVGGRIRARDEDFEVEEVPSYEPSGSGDHLYLWVEKKGVAPEFFAQTIARKLGTHPGNVGTAGLKDRHAVTRQWVSVPRECEPRVGKLDGDGVRVLKTGLHANKLKPGHLRGNKFTILIRDADRSAPADAILDRIRTQGLPNYYGPQRFGRDGGTVDLGFQCLAGKAPRRIRPFLFRFALSAVQSLLFNDYLSRRMKDGLFRTVLDGDVMTKWPFGGMFVAQDVPAEQARFDARETVTAGPMFGKKTFPGAGVAAEREAVVLSDNKLSVASFAGFGKLVMGTRRQNIVYLDDLTSAWEADGLRLSFTLPAGSYATVLLAEVMKANIAEDGDASDGADEDEQ